Proteins found in one Amphiura filiformis chromosome 14, Afil_fr2py, whole genome shotgun sequence genomic segment:
- the LOC140169427 gene encoding trehalase-like, with translation MANETNEAFEAARKVFCDGQLLEAVQRAKLYDDCKTFVDMHLKRSPEETLTAFKALEDQSNPQVLDAFLSKYFEKPGDFERGILSREFEQWIPEDWEERDTYWIIKGLLVSGMTQTVRGMLSNFVDLVKRFGFVPNGNRIYYTNRSQPPLLIPSVYEYYKATNDSHFVKEILPTLEEEYKFWVTKRSVDVVKDDRAYKMCRYKVETDKPRPESFREDVETAAKCKEGSAAIYSNISSGAESGWDFSSRWCPQGNTDLAFLRTTDKVPVDLNSFLCLNEKLLAKLFNICGNETKRDHYHHAYLTRRQAIQDIFWVEEAGAWFDFDLQTQSNRDQFYLSNITPLWIDSFDDIVKHDEGNNEVVEKVVAYLEKSEAFNFPGGVPTSQQNTGQQWDFPNAWPPLLDMLITALDSTSLPKAKELAF, from the exons gAAAGTATTTTGTGACGGGCAGTTACTTGAGGCCGTCCAGCGGGCCAAACTATATGATGATTGTAAGACCTTTGTCGACATGCACCTCAAAAGGTCACCAG AGGAAACACTTACTGCGTTTAAAGCATTAGAAGACCAAAGTAACCCACAAGTTTTGGATGCTTTTCTTTCCAAATATTTCGAGAAACCAGGGGATTTTGAGCGGGGAATTTTGAGCAGGGAATTTGAGCAGTGGATACCTGAGGATTGGGAAGAAAG GGATACTTACTGGATTATAAAGGGCTTACTTGTGTCTGGCATGACTCAAACCGTACGAGGGATGTTATCAAACTTCGTAGACCTGGTCAAACG ATTTGGATTTGTACCAAACGGCAATCGCATCTACTACACAAATCGTAGTCAACCTCCGCTGCTCATACCCTCGGTGTATGAATACTACAAAGCAACAAATGACTCCCACTTCGTCAAAGAAATTCTTCCAACACTAGAAGAAGAATACAAGTTTTGGGTGACCAAAAGAAGCGTGGATGTAGTGAAAGATGACAGGGCATACAAGATGTGTCGTTATAAAGTTGAGACAGACAAACCAAG ACCAGAATCTTTCCGTGAAGATGTAGAAACAGCGGCAAAATGTAAAGAAG GATCAGCTGCTATTTACTCGAACATTTCATCAGGTGCGGAGAGTGGTTGGGATTTCTCGAGTAGATGGTGTCCACAAGGCAACACTGATCTCGCATTTCTTCGTACAACTGATAAAGTACCTGTCGATCTCAACAGCTTTCTATGTTTGAATGAGAAACTACTGGCTAAACTCTTTAACATCTGCG GCAATGAAACCAAAAGAGATCACTACCACCATGCATATCTCACACGTCGTCAAGCTATTCAGGATATCTTCTGGGTGGAAGAAGCTGGTGCTTGGTTTGATTTTGATCTGCAGACTCAATCCAACAGAGATCAATTTTATCTGTCAAATATCACTCCTCTCTGGATCGATTCATTTGATGACATTGTTAAGCATGATGAAGGCAACAATGAAGTAGTGGAGAAGGTCGTTGCATATTTGGAG AAATCAGAGGCCTTCAATTTTCCGGGCGGTGTTCCAACATCTCAGCAAAATACGGGCCAGCAATGGGATTTCCCTAATGCTTGGCCCCCATTGCTGGACATGCTGATAACTGCGCTAGATTCAACCAGTTTACCCAAAGCAAAGGAGCTTGCGTTTTGA